In Aspergillus nidulans FGSC A4 chromosome II, a single window of DNA contains:
- a CDS encoding SDR family oxidoreductase (transcript_id=CADANIAT00004494), whose translation MASAIVTGATGITGSAIVHHLQKDASYKKIYALSRSDPGYKDPKLQHAAIDLQGSADDMAKTLSGISAEYVYFCAYMAHDDPAELCRINGTMISNFIQALEKTGAISKLKRFILTCGFKQYSVHLGNAKQPFHEEDPVLEGEVGGETWPPNFYFTQQRILAEAAARSEGQWDWVVTLPQDVLGFARGNFMNEATAVGLYCTVSKVLPGSELPFPGCKAGYFAFNTWTSANLHAKFCLWAATAKGAGNNIFNVINGDTESWQDLWPRLARRFGCKIPNPMFPHGGTADTKGYKNYESSTVRMPNKHPLSTRVSDLGVSSDPSKEEPPTLFCQINPEKWAAREDVNKAWAQVRDKYGLDQKAWEKATWDFLTFALGRDWSCVGTMSKARKLGWSGYADTWDELVDVFETLEKEGILPPLERLKSDF comes from the exons ATGGCTTCTGCGATAGTCACCGGTGCCACAG GCATCACCGGTAGTGCCATTGTgcaccatctccagaaagACGCTTCGTATAAGAAAATCTACGCCCTCTCTAGGAGTGACCCAGGCTACAAAGACCCCAAGCTCCAACATGCCGCAATCGATCTCCAAGGCTCCGCAGACGATATGGCAAAGACCCTCTCGGGAATATCTGCCGAATACGTTTATTTCTGCGCATACATGGCGCACGACGACCCAGCAGAATTATGCCGTATCAATGGGACTATGATCTCAAACTTTATTCAAGCACTGGAGAAGACAGGCGCCATCAGCAAGCTCAAGCGGTTTATTCTGACTTGCGGCTTTAAGCAGTATAGCGTGCATCTCGGCAACGCCAAACAGCCATTTCACGAAGAAGACCCTGTCCTAGAGGGCGAGGTTGGCGGCGAAACGTGGCCGCCAAACTTTTACTTCACCCAGCAGCGCATCCtcgccgaagccgcagcccgCAGTGAAGGTCAATGGGACTGGGTCGTCACTCTTCCGCAAGACGTCCTGGGTTTCGCCCGCGGAAACTTCATGAACGAAGCAACCGCAGTGGGGCTGTATTGTACAGTCTCCAAGGTCTTACCTGGCTCTGAGCTTCCTTTTCCAGGATGCAAGGCAGGATACTTTGCATTCAATACGTGGACATCCGCAAACCTGCATGCGAAATTCTGCCTCTGGGCTGCAACAGCCAAAGGCGCGGGAAACAACATATTCAACGTCATAAACGGCGACACGGAGTCGTGGCAGGACCTCTGGCCGCGCCTCGCTAGGCGCTTCGGCTGCAAGATCCCCAATCCCATGTTCCCTCACGGAGGGACAGCAGATACGAAAGGATACAAGAATTACGAATCATCCACAGTTCGTATGCCAAATAAGCATCCTCTAAGCACCCGCGTCTCGGACCTGGGCGTCTCCTCAGACCCCTCGAAGGAGGAACCCCCGACTCTCTTCTGCCAGATCAACCCTGAGAAATGGGCTGCGCGGGAGGATGTCAACAAAGCCTGGGCTCAAGTGCGAGATAAATACGGCCTTGATCAGAAGGCCTGGGAGAAGGCGACCTGGGACTTCTTAACTTTTGCTCTTGGGAGAGATTGGAGTTGCGTGGGGACAATGAGTAAGGCCAGAAAGCTGGGATGGAGCGGGTATGCAGATACCTGGGATGAGCTCGTTGATGTTTTCGAGACGCTTGAGAAAGAGGGCATTCTGCCACCTCTTGAGCGATTGAAAAGTGATTTCTAA
- a CDS encoding protein myg1 (transcript_id=CADANIAT00004493), producing MATESVSKKPRIDSPTIGTHNGHFHADEALAVYLLRLLPAYSQSPLIRTRDPALLQTCHTVVDVGGEYDAATNRYDHHQRTFNSTFPGYKTKLSSAGLVYLHFGQSIIANHASLPADHSNVSLIFNKLYADFIEAIDANDNGIGVYDPEKLSEAGIEKRFKDGGVTIASIVNDMNTPSPEDEAAGIDEDGLFNQASQFVGSVFSRKLRHAVNSWLPARETVQAAYTDRKNVHASGKIMVLPQGGVPWKEHLYNFEKEAKAANINGNAEDAEVVYVLYPESAAEGSKWRVQAVSVNEGSFVSRKPLPEKWRGVRDADLDGVLAGEGAGIPEGAVFVHASGFIGGHKTREGAFAMAAKALE from the exons ATGGCCACCGAATCCGTTTCCAAGAAGCCGCGTATTGATTCTCCCACCATTGGGACGCACAA CGGTCACTTTCACGCCGACGAAGCCTTGGCCGTGTATCTCCTCCGGCTCCTCCCAGCCTACTCACAATCGCCCCTCATCCGCACGCGCGACCCCGCCCTACTCCAAACCTGCCACACCGTCGTCGACGTTGGCGGTGAATACGATGCCGCCACAAATCGCTACGACCACCACCAGCGCACCTTCAACTCCACATTTCCCGGATACAAGACGAAACTGTCCTCGGCGGGACTTGTGTATCTGCACTTCGGGCAGAGCATCATCGCGAACCACGCTTCCCTCCCCGCAGACCACAGCAACGTCAGCCTGATCTTCAACAAGCTCTATGCGGACTTCATTGAGGCGATTGACGCAAATGATAATGGCATTGGCGTTTACGATCCCGAGAAGCTCTCTGAGGCTGGTATCGAGAAGAGGTTTAAGGATGGGGGTGTTACAATTGCGAGTATCGTCAATGACATGAATACGCCTTCCCCCGAGGACGAGGCGGCCGGTATCGATGAAGATGGGCTCTTCAACCAGGCCAGCCAGTTCGTCGGGTCTGTCTTCAGCCGTAAGTTGCGGCATGCCGTGAACTCCTGGCTCCCTGCGCGTGAAACCGTGCAAGCCGCCTACACCGACCGGAAGAACGTGCACGCCAGCGGGAAGATCATGGTTCTGCCTCAAGGCGGCGTGCCCTGGAAGGAGCACCTGTACAACTTTGAGAAGGAGGCAAAGGCGGCTAATATTAACGGCAATGCGGAGGACGCCGAGGTTGTGTATGTGCTGTACCCAGAGAGCGCGGCCGAAGGGTCCAAGTGGCGTGTGCAGGCTGTTTCCGTGAATGAGGGGAGCTTCGTCTCGCGCAAGCCTTTGCCCGAGAAGTGGCGGGGTGTCAGGGATGCAGATCTCGATGGAGTTCTTGCTGGTGAAGGGGCGGGTATCCCAGAGGGGGCGGTGTTTGTGCATGCGAGTGGATTCATCGGCGGCCATAAGACCAGGGAGGGGGCATTTGCTATGGCTGCTAAGGCTCTGGAATAG
- a CDS encoding transcription factor domain-containing protein (transcript_id=CADANIAT00004496) → MSESGKPKRPPRKHVTTACVPCRESKIRCDGASPHCNNCERKGKHCKYQHGDDKRKVSLRAATELFSARIDQLVQFIYDHGLDPPSMKPEDEAGINRVLDTLQIPRGVSRRKDSPSSDGVVAPKQPSPVQQPAHSPLPVPLFNGQSPENGIGRSESSALPLQNVLSTSHAEQPGANNQESLNSFAFQLPQTSWEFALPTAESLDSLYANMNGGGGYQASLENGYSPESFHLSQDIAQQPGALLEQAQNDRDRDEDSDSGEEDEAEKDVIEQISHRIGTLKIAGDGHLRFFGATSNLNLVDVSATQQRQRPDARTVRHDGQDILNHLRVGQSVDQALEDHLLELYFTWQNCSTYVVDKDMYYTARQKWREEFDDTPFYSEVLTNAMCAIGSAFEARYHPTFITFPKSLAEFFADRAKALLEIELDSPCVATVQALVILSSHEGASNRDARGWLYSGMSMRLAFDLGLHLDMTPYVEKGDMSAYEADVRRVAFWGSYAADHFWGFYLGRPFRMNAGDITVPKPASSLTVGKEGTWRPYGLPANQEALSGELKNPNELISRQFAVLWEIISPLGHVLYGCSDIPRHELQRFCHRVTDDLFAWKANLPSILDIDLADDTTPRLPHLLMLQYTLTRGSLQYHQIVIFTHRPWVSKSYIQPRAPRQGPGYHHARKMCIESSIAIARLLHIYEQHYTFRRMNNQVVSMIFSAALILLYVTISTTPLASRTGLEQLEGSSSEMTAYLNLCFRALDELGQSFENAKRTRDFLVSLQRRWQARMRRSGALKRAGSSQRLSKSSAKDIGGGKGSNHRDASSTRKKSRTSPPTKPHPRPHHHAHNTSLFSLSSSPPHAHHLTTGLETRSTSTFLPSLDLKPVNLHGQTQSLAQRNDIDSWIRDSNLSLLSDNITDTTTAAASAFQMGGASTNPNPGEVDDVDVALPSLEDIDPWWEPGIDGSGHADDTGDRNGNVVGAGAFDDKM, encoded by the exons ATGTCCGAGTCGGGAAAGCCGAAACGGCCCCCGAGGAAACACGTCACCACGGCATGCGTGCCTTGTCGGGAGAGTAAGATCAGA TGTGACGGCGCTTCCCCGCACTGCAACAATTGcgagaggaaaggaaagcACTGCAAATACCAGCATGGAGACGACAAGCGGAA AGTCTCGTTACGCGCGGCAACAGAGCTGTTCTCCGCGAGAATTGATCAGCTCGTTCAATTCATCTACGACCATGGCCTCGACCCTCCATCCATGAAGcccgaggatgaggcggGTATCAACAGGGTTCTGGACACATTACAGATCCCCCGTGGAGTGTCTAGGAGGAAGGACTCGCCGTCCTCTGATGGGGTGGTCGCTCCTAAACAACCATCGCCGGTGCAGCAGCCCGCTCACAGTCCCCTTCCAGTTCCTCTGTTCAACGGACAATCTCCCGAAAATGGGATTGGGAGGTCTGAATCCTCAGCTCTGCCATTGCAGAACGTTCTCAGTACCTCACATGCTGAACAACCTGGCGCAAATAACCAGGAATCTCTGAACTCATTCGCcttccagcttcctcagACAAGCTGGGAATTTGCCCTCCCGACCGCAGAGAGCTTAGACTCGCTCTACGCAAACATGAACGGAGGAGGCGGATACCAGGCGTCGCTCGAAAACGGCTATAGTCCAGAGAGCTTTCACTTATCCCAAGATATTGCGCAACAGCCGGGCGCCCTTCTTGAACAGGCACAAAACGACCGGGACCGTGATGAAGACAGCGACAgcggtgaagaagacgaagccgaGAAGGACGTCATTGAGCAGATCTCTCATCGCATTGGAACGCTGAAAATCGCTGGTGACGGTCacctgcgcttcttcggcgccaCGTCGAACCTTAATCTTGTCGATGTATCTGCAACGCAACAACGCCAGCGTCCTGACGCCCGGACTGTGCGTCACGATGGCCAGGATATCCTCAATCACTTGCGCGTTGGACAGTCTGTAGACCAGGCTCTCGAAGACCATCTCTTGGAGCTGTACTTTACATGGCAAAACTGCAGTACTTATGTCGTTGATAAAGATATGTATTACACGGCTAGACAGAAGTGGAGGGAGGAATTTGATGATACTCCCTTCTACTCGGAGGTTCTCACCAACGCAAT GTGCGCAATTGGAAGCGCTTTCGAAGCGCGCTATCACCCCACATTCATTACCTTTCCCAAATCCCTCGCCGAATTCTTTGCGGATAGAGCAAAAGCCCTGCTGGAAATCGAGCTGGATTCGCCATGCGTCGCGACAGTGCAAGCGCTCGTAATCCTGAGCAGCCATGAGGGAGCGTCTAACCGCGATGCCCGTGGCTGGCTCTATAGTGGGATGTCGATGAGGCTTGCGTTTGATCTGGGTTTGCATTTGGACATGACGCCATatgtcgagaagggagatatGAGTGCCTATGAGGCCGATGTACGGCGGGTTGCGTTTTGGGGGAGTTATGCCGCGGATCA CTTCTGGGGTTTTTACCTGGGTCGCCCATTCCGGATGAACGCGGGCGATATCACCGTTCCAAAGCCCGCATCGAGCTTAACAGTTGGCAAAGAGGGGACGTGGCGTCCCTATGGCCTTCCAGCAAACCAAGAGGCACTCAGCGGCGAGTTAAAGAATCCCAACGAGCTCATAAGCAGGCAATTCGCCGTGCTCTGGGAGATTATCTCTCCACTCGGTCATGTCCT TTATGGCTGCTCTGATATCCCCCGCCACGAACTTCAGCGTTTCTGCCACAGAGTAACAGATGACCTCTTTGCTTGGAAAGCGAACCTTCCCTCCATCCTCGATATTGACCTCGCTGATGATACAACGCCTCGACTCCCTCACCTCTTAATGCTACA GTACACGCTGACGCGAGGCAGCCTCCAATACCACCAAATAGTAATCTTCACACACCGTCCCTGGGTCTCAAAGTCCTACATCCAACCGCGCGCACCGCGACAAGGCCCAGGCTACCACCACGCGCGCAAAATGTGCATTGAATCCTCTATTGCCATTGCGCGTCTCCTCCACATCTACGAACAACACTATACCTTTCGCCGCATGAACAATCAGGTAGTGTCGATGATTTTCAGCGCGGCACTCATCCTCCTCTACGTCACGATCTCGACTACGCCACTAGCAAGCAGGACGGGTCTTGAGCAACTTGAGGGAAGTAGCAGCGAGATGACGGCTTATCTGAATCTCTGCTTCAGGGCACTGGATGAGCTGGGTCAGAGTTTTGAAAATGCCAAACGCACAAGGGACTTTCTGGTCTCtttgcagagaagatggcaggcaaggatgagaaggtcCGGGGCGCTGAAAAGGGCAGGGAGTAGCCAGCGATTATCAAAATCCTCCGCGAAGGATATTGGCGGTGGTAAGGGCTCAAATCATAGGGATGCGTCGTCGACACGGAAGAAAAGTCGAACTAGCCCACCCACAAAGCCGCATCCGCGTCCGCACCACCACGCGCATAACACCTCGCTCTTTTCGCTGTCCTCTTCGCCACCACATGCACATCATCTCACAACGGGGTTAGAGACAAGATCAACAAGTACATTCCTCCCGTCTCTCGACCTCAAGCCGGTCAACTTACACGGCCAGACCCAGAGCCTCGCCCAGCGGAACGACATCGACTCCTGGATCCGCGATTCCAATTTAAGTCTTCTGTCAGATAATATTACAGACACGACAACGGCCGCGGCATCAGCGTTTCAAATGGGTGGTGCGAGCACGAACCCCAATCCTGGTGAGGTAGATGATGTTGACGTTGCGTTACCGAGCTTGGAAGATATAGACCCTTGGTGGGAACCAGGGATAGACGGGTCGGGTCATGCAGATGACACTGGGGATAGAAACGGGAATGTTGTTGGTGCGGGTGCCTTTGATGATAAGATGTAG
- a CDS encoding uncharacterized protein (transcript_id=CADANIAT00004495), whose translation MTTTLTSLPLEALSLICEYIAISHKPSIYAFSESTKSCHAASRSARFRRVRIRVKTRRGLDHDIREWYIILLRNSAFGCVQHLTIEGRLALFWEDGETASSLPAKLLDNLLTEYRHEDEFTRPGTFYDHILRGPFYHIGVQEDQDEDAWAPMAKLLAKLTGLRDLVYACERRFPERLFEVLQLQNPQCKLHIRAFDPPCLAKEETEGEDEEWVEDEDDGDEDEDEDDVVSKYEYALVTSPALSTVIVPVAHDDIYRCSNEEAARLMARGLAPNLKQVHVVDSGPGFKYRPINRDMFKQGLLSRKEVSQDIREKNLGLGELEGLSLDPGNLTRFDLWKETVDFSHLRSLQLWRVHLDTLEMATACDFRSLSTLVLGLFPRRRNPSQAHLSDQAAGAFIASLRPLESIHLTGPFFQESFSAVLSNHGSSLRKLSLYPTETSRIPPIDQFLITSTEIRQIRQQCPNVYDLRLQIERTLGDHKEQDIYRALGELPGLRHLSLQLEVWNAVDLGAMDKAALRQPCYAEHIFINIALDAELALEIFNLIASNSRIETLELMSGTEYLLAMKTTM comes from the exons ATGACCACCACACTCACTTCTCTCCCACTCGAAGCCCTCTCCCTAATTTGCGAGTACATCGCAATCTCACACAAGCCCAGCATATATGCATTCTCTGAATCAACCAAATCCTGCCACGCCGCATCTCGCAGCGCGCGGTTCCGCCGAGTTCGAATACGCGTCAAAACACGTCGTGGCCTCGACCACGACATCAGAGAATGGTACATAATTCTGTTACGAAACTCTGCATTCGGATGCGTGCAGCATCTTACTATTGAAGGGCGACTCGCTCTGTTTtgggaagatggcgaaaCCGCAAGCTCGCTGCCGGCAAAGTTGCTGGACAATCTGTTAACGGAATATCGCCATGAGGATGAATTCACGCGCCCGGGGACGTTTTATGACCATATCCTACGCGGACCATTCTACCACATTGGTGTGCAGGAGGAccaggatgaggatgctTGGGCGCCAATGGCTAAACTGTTGGCAAAGCTTACTGGTCTCAGAGACTTGGTGTATGCATGCGAGCGGCGTTTTCCTGAACGCCTTTTTGAAGTATTGCAGCTTCAAAATCCACAGTGCAAGCTTCATATCAGGGCCTTCGACCCGCCTTGCTTGGCTAAAGAGGAGACGGAAGGGGAAGATGAGGAGTgggtggaggacgaggacgacggcgacgaggacgaagatgaagacgacgtcGTGAGTAAATATGAGTATGCCCTCGtgacttctccagctttgtcAACTGTTATCGTACCTGTTGCCCACGATGACATCTACCGGTGCTCGAACGAGGAAGCTGCGCGGCTGATGGCCAGAGGACTCGCTCCGAACTTGAAGCAAGTGCACGTAGTTGACAGCGGTCCTGGGTTCAAATATAGACCAATCAACCGAGACATGTTCAAACAGGGTCTACTCTCCCGCAAGGAAGTGTCTCAAGACATCCGTGAAAAGAACCTGGGacttggcgagcttgagGGCTTGAGCTTAGATCCCGGTAATTTGACCCGCTTCGATTTGTGGAAGGAGACAGTTGACTTCTCGCATCTACGCAGCTTACAGCTTTGGAGAGTGCACTTAGATACGCTTGAGATGGCAACAGCCTGCGACTTCCGATCGTTAAGCACCCTAGTCCTCGGACTGTTCCCACGTCGTCGAAACCCCTCTCAAGCCCACCTCTCGGATCAAGCCGCGGGCGCTTTCATTGCAAGCCTTCGCCCGCTGGAGTCTATTCATCTGACTGGTCCCTTCTTCCAAGAATCATTCAGTGCCGTACTAAGTAACCACGGCAGTTCACTAAGGAAGCTCTCTCTGTACCCAACCGAAACTTCACGTATCCCACCAATAGATCAGTTCCTCATCACGTCCACTGAAATCAGACAGATACGGCAGCAGTGCCCAAATGTCTATGATCTGAGACTCCAGATTGAGCGGACATTGGGTGATCATAAAGAACAAGATATTTATAGAGCTCTGGGGGAACTGCCGGGACTTCGACAtctgtctcttcaactggAGGTGTGGAATGCAGTGGACTTAGGAGCCATGGACAAAGCAGCACTCAGGCAGCCATGTTATGCTGAGCACATATTCATCAATATAGCATTGGATGCGGAGCTAGCCCTTGAAATCTTCAACCTAATCGCCAGCAACTCTCGCATAGAAACcttggagttgatgtcaGGGACTGA GTACTTACTGGCCATGAAGACGACAATGTAA
- a CDS encoding lactoylglutathione lyase GLO1 (transcript_id=CADANIAT00004497), whose protein sequence is MATDTSTYKLNHTMLRVKDPKRSVEFYKFLGLNQVQQLDFPDNKFSLYFLAYNGPQSLQGDRHWTDRNAVLELTHNYGTENDPNYSITNGNTEPHRGYGHIAISVDNIEAACQRLEDAGYAFQKKLTEGRMRHIAFVKDPDGYWVEIIKRRDEAMSTSTDPATYRLNHTMLRVKDAEASLKYYQEVLGMTLVRTIENKEAAFNLYFLGYPASNPQATEGANNPVAEWEGLLELTWNYGTEKQEGKVYHNGNDEPQGFGHICVSVDDLNAACERFESLKVNWKKRLTDGRMKNVAFLLDPDGYWIEVIQNEALKRTSNW, encoded by the exons ATGGCGACCGATACATCCACCTACAAGCTCAACC ATACCATGCTTCGGGTCAAAGACCCCAAGAGATCGG TTGAGTTCTACAAGTTCCTTGGCCTGAACCAAGTCCAACAGCTCGACTTCCCGGACAACAAGTTCTCCCTCTACTTTCTCGCCTACAACGGGCCCCAGTCCCTCCAGGGCGACCGTCACTGGACAGACCGCAACGCCGTTCTCGAACTCACCCACAACTACGGCACCGAGAACGACCCCAACTACAGCATCACCAACGGAAACACCGAGCCGCACCGGGGCTACGGCCACATCGCCATCTCCGTTGACAACATCGAGGCAGCCTGCCAGCGGCTCGAGGATGCCGGGTACGCGTTTCAGAAGAAGCTTACCGAGGGTCGCATGAGGCACATTGCTTTTGTTAAAGATCCCGATGGCTACTGGGTTGAGATCATCAAGCGCAGAGACGAGGCTATGAGTACGTCTACGGATCCGGCGACCTACAGGCTGAACCATACCATGCTCCGCGTAAAGGACGCCGAGGCCAGTCTCAAGTATTACCAGGAAGTCTTGGGTATGACGCTTGTAAGGACGATCGAGAATAAGGAGGCTGCGTTCAACCTCTACTTCTTGGGATACCCGGCGTCGAACCCGCAGGCGACTGAGGGCGCCAATAATCCGGTTGCCGAGTGGGAGGGGCTGCTTGAGTTGACGTGGAACTATGGCACTGAGAAGCAGGAGGGCAAGGTCTACCACAACGGGAACGACGAGCCGCAGGGATTCGGCCATATAT GTGTCTCCGTGGACGATTTGAACGCGGCCTGCGAGCGGTTCGAGTCTTTGAAAGtgaactggaagaagcgTCTGACGGATGGCCGAATGAAGAACGTCGCGTTCCTTCTCGACCCAGACGGATACTGGATCGAGGTTATTCAGAACGAGGCTCTTAAGCGCACCAGCAACTGGTAA